The Methanomicrobia archaeon genome segment TGCACCACAATCGTCCTTCTTATTGCCGCTGCTACTTTCATATAATGCACGATTTCCTCCCAAGTTAACTCACGCCCTTTCCGATCCTTCAAATACTTCATCAGCACTTGGTAACCGCCTATTTGGTAGTCCCAGACCGCTTTTGAGATGCCGTCGAAATACTGTGTTTTGTTGAAATACACCCATTCATTCTCCTCGTCGTAGCTGACTTTCTCCACCGTATTCGTCCCGCTCACGGGAAATCCTACGCCCGTCTCGCTCAGCGAAGGATGCTGCAGCAAATGGAGGTCTACCAATTCCTTGCCAAGCGCGCTCAGGTTCTTGAACAGTTCATAATCTGTCGGCAAAGGAACCCGTGGAAAATCTATCTTCAGAAATTCTTCGTAGCGCTTTCGATATGTGGGCGAGTAAAACACCGCGTAGATATAATAGAAAATTGCCTCGGGCGTTAGTTCCGTGCCTAAAGCTTCGGTTATTGCTTTTAAAAACTCTTTAGAGAAATTTGGGGTGCACTCTGGTGCGGAGGTCTTTTCGTCTGTTAGCTTCCTTGTAGTTTTATCGGGATAGAGATAAAGAGGCGCAATATAAGATATTCCAGCTCCGGCTGATTTATTCCCAATACTACACTGATCAATCATTTCTGCTGATACTATGACGGAGAATTCATATTTGGGTGATTGTGGTCTTGTATATAGCAACCCCAAATTTTCATGCAGCATATGCGGCATAACTTCCAGACGAGGCCTGCAAATAAACCCCCTGGAGCGTCCAGTATAGTAGGTATGTTTTATGTCAAACGGACGGTAGAGGACAGGAACGATAAGTTCTCTTTTCAAACCTGACCGTTTTAGGTCATCTTGTGCCAAGGATACTTTCCAATCTTGCGCATCCCTCCCACAGCCGTACTTACTTCTTGCCGTCTCTTCAGGAAGTGCAGCAAAGTCAAGAACGGTTTTCCAAACCTTCTCCGGTGAATCTTGAACCGTTAGTTTATCCCTAGCAGTAACTATCCCAACCGAATTTGTAGGCATGATGTCCGTTATCTTCCAGGAGTTCGCATATTCATCCCAATAGGTGTCCTTAATCGGCACGAAGAAATAGAACGGGCTCTTTGGCTTCAACTCTTCCCACTCAGTGGTTGTTCTGTCATTTCGCAGAAGCCATTTGTACTTATTCTCACGAAGTCCCCACAGGTCAGCATAAAAGACGCGTGCGTTCCGCTCTCCTTTCTCTTTTGTTCCTTTTTTCTTGATAAACAAACCGATGGCAACACCTGGTCGAATGTCAAACACATTCTCGTCTTTGCTGCCGTCAGGACATTTCTCTTTCTTCAACGAGTTACCATGCAAATTCAGAATATAGATTTCGTCGAAGCTCTTCATCAGAGATTGACGCATGCCTCTGAAAGTAGGGTTATCCAGATAGCTGTGATTCGTAATAAACCCTAAAACCCCTTCTCCCGTTCGGTCAATCTTCCACTGGCCGAACCTGATAAACTTCACGTAATCATCCTGAAGCCATTTGGGATTCTTTTCGCCCAGAGGCTTGCCATCGACTTGTTTGTAATCTTCAATCAACCCTAAAATCCATTCTCCTTTG includes the following:
- a CDS encoding N-6 DNA methylase, translating into MDKAERHKFQKVLATYLKELHEIYTTGDFREESFYPSLKDLFENCSQFFITEEEEAKALVLPKKTEVGIPDISIRKNGERVGDIEAKVPDSNLREIEKTEQIQRYRDALPNLILTNFVEFRRYRNGAFIEQVDLCSPTALQGVKPPVPENVDAFFEFIERFCSFSVPEIQSASALAIVLADKTRFSRQILKEVFERKDRDSIPLESFYVVFKKTLIGGLTEERFVDLYAQTITYGLFAARIMAGKEQITKENAWKFIPGNVPLLNHIFHTFVGPDTPEAMNWIIEDILNVLNKTDVVAITQEKEATYGTRDPVIHFYDTFLGEYNPEERAKLGVYYTPPEVVDYIVKSIHNLLKEKFGKGKGLAEEGLKLLDPAAGTLTFIIQALRKAEFELLDNRMGGLIPLNIKNHILADFYAFELQVVPYIIGHLRVAMSLEAWEYEFSKDERFQFYLTNTLEMKEPEQELLLPQLTEEGREAMNVKEKEPILVVLGNPPYFGMSENKGEWILGLIEDYKQVDGKPLGEKNPKWLQDDYVKFIRFGQWKIDRTGEGVLGFITNHSYLDNPTFRGMRQSLMKSFDEIYILNLHGNSLKKEKCPDGSKDENVFDIRPGVAIGLFIKKKGTKEKGERNARVFYADLWGLRENKYKWLLRNDRTTTEWEELKPKSPFYFFVPIKDTYWDEYANSWKITDIMPTNSVGIVTARDKLTVQDSPEKVWKTVLDFAALPEETARSKYGCGRDAQDWKVSLAQDDLKRSGLKRELIVPVLYRPFDIKHTYYTGRSRGFICRPRLEVMPHMLHENLGLLYTRPQSPKYEFSVIVSAEMIDQCSIGNKSAGAGISYIAPLYLYPDKTTRKLTDEKTSAPECTPNFSKEFLKAITEALGTELTPEAIFYYIYAVFYSPTYRKRYEEFLKIDFPRVPLPTDYELFKNLSALGKELVDLHLLQHPSLSETGVGFPVSGTNTVEKVSYDEENEWVYFNKTQYFDGISKAVWDYQIGGYQVLMKYLKDRKGRELTWEEIVHYMKVAAAIRRTIVVQEEIDGVMKF